TTTTGGCAGGTTGATCTATTCTTTTATAGGGAGCCTGAAGAGGCTAAAGAAGAAGAGCAAGATGAAGTTGCTGCTCTACCTGATTATGCCGATTATACCGCAGCTGCAGGTGCTGATTGGTCCAGTGCCCAAATTCCCGATGCCCAGTGGGCTCCTGAGGTTGCTGGTGCCATTGCTCCAGTCACAAGTGGATGGACTGCTGATGCAGGTGTGTGTTGTGTCTATATTAAGTGGCGTATTGTTCTACCGAGTTATGTTAAATTATGTTCCCTTAATTGATTGACTAGACACTACTGTTGCTTTGCATTGTAGTATATGCAATTTTGTTAACCGTTTTCCTGCTATGGTGTATATTGCAGGTGCTGCAGTCGGCGGTGATGGATGGGATTCAGCAGCTGCTCCGGCTACAGAAGCAGTCCCCGGTGTTGAGGTAGTGCCCATTGCTCCAGCTGGGTGGGAATAGGCGctgtgtttttcatttttgcaGAATCCCtttttcattaatttaaaatttttaatacgATTGGTTTTTGTTGGTTCCAACTTTCAAGTGATTTTTAGCAAATCAGGTGTAAACTTTTGGGCTCCATGTCTCTATGGGGCTTCATATGAAATgagttttttctttttgaggATATAAGTAATTGGTATCGACATTTCTTTGTTGTGGTTATATCGGATTAATTATTCAATCAAGAAAATTTTCTTTGTGATTGATTTAGCCTACAATTAGGATCAAATTTCATGATTATTCTGGTAATTTatcctaattaaaattatgTTCATTAATACTAAATACCAGATTATTTACTACTAATAATAGCAATTGTAgaaaatttattactccatcttcCTTTACGatagataattttatttttatattttgattacTCCACTAAAATGAGTcatttcaattacttttttttctttttcatttgttatttttattattaaaatttgtattacTCACTAttaaattttgcattaaaatctaGATATAAATTACTAAGATTGATTCTCGTGAATAGAAATAATATGAACTATGATTAAATTgtctaataatttaataaatcttttaaaaatatgtattttggACTTGCAACTTAGCTCAAAAAACTGAAAGGAGAACTGAAGAATCTGCCTGCGTCCGTCATCATTCTCACTCTAtcggaaaaagaaaatagaattcccAATTGTTGATATAATCGTCGCCGTCGTCGAGTTCCTCACAATGCCGCCTTTGCTCTCGCTTGCGGTTGTTGCTTCTGCAGTTTCTTATTAAACGTGTATCCCCTCACCGGTTTCCATTTTCTACATATATTGCTATTTCGGAATTGACTATCTTTGAATATTGAATTCCGATTTCTGTGTTTGGTTTGGAGCTATAAATCGATTTCTCTAGTTTCGATTTCATCATATATACTAgtaaattatttgatttgacTAAACATTTCATAGCTAGTATTCTCACATCTTAGTCAAGCTAGGTAGTAGGAATAGTTGATCAAACGGATTTCCAATCGATCGGAATCACTGGCCGGCAATGGCCGGGGTTTCGCGGCGAAACATTCGAGACAAAGCAACCTCCGCTGGCAAATCGCCGAACCTCGACAACAACACCAGAACCCGAAAGTCCGCCGCCGGAGGCCACCGCGGTTTCACTCGGATCGTCACTTCCACTTCCTCGATTTTGTTGTCTATTGGAATTGTTCTCATCACTATCGGATTTTGTATGAAGAATTATTTCATAAACCCTGCTAAGGAGACTGTAAAACCCAGGGTCGTCATGCCCGTTATCCGCTCCAAAGCTCATGGATCTTCCTATGGTGAATTGAAGATTCTTTTGGATTCTGATAagatcataattttattttagttgtaGAATCAGAGTTTTTATCATTTTCCCTGCAGTTTCAAGGGGAGCACTAGGAGAGTTTGTATTGGGGAACATACAGGCCTCATGTTTATTTTGGAATTCGTGCGCGGTGAGTTCATTTCGCTGATTTATCTTAATGTTATTCTATCTATTGTTTGTGGAAAAAATGTCATCTGTTTCTGCattgattttatattattatgtaTATAACAATTTCATCCTCAGCTTATGTATGCATACGGACTGACTGAGGATCTTGATATTTCATTCAGGATTTCCCATTCTAGTTGTTCATGTCTTCTTCCAGTGATAAGCATTTTTAGCTGCTCTCTTTATATAAGTTTGGCTAATGTATATTTAAGCACAAGCATTTTGGTGTTGCTGTGTTCTCTTACTCTGTCTGCATATCTTTGTTATTGCATCTGCAGTAGAGTGGTTGCTTGAGAAATTTTAGTGAGATGTTGTCATTGTCAGGACTCCTCAGTCTCTGCTGGCGGGTCTGATGTGGCTTGGTGTAAGGATGGGAGATATGTGATGCGGCATGTGTGCCAGGACTCAGATGAGCTAGCGACATATGGTTGGACGCACCATAACGGACGGGATTATGGACGTCAAGTATTGGTTGACCAAAATTTGGTGTTGACAACGAATTTCCTGAAATCAAGGGAGGAAGAGAGTGGTTATGGTGGGAACTGGGCACTTCCAATCGAAGCACAAAGTGAAGTGTACGTGCCTATACCTTTTATACTGCTTCGTTTCAATGACTTGCATGGTTTATCATGAAATGAAAAGATTTTGCCTAGGATTTCCAAAATACTTCGTCGTGGCTAATCATCTGTAAAGTTGAATTAAGTGACGCACTTTTCGTGCTGAAGTTTCAATGGAGGCATGAATTGCATTTTGAAGTTGAAGTAGAATAATGTAAGAGTCTATTATGTTTTGCAGTATAGAAGAATGGTTAGAAAGTTTACTTCCCCCGACTAATGCATGAATAGATAAATGAACAGAGAACCAAGTAATGTTGCTACATCTGGAATCGTATAAGGAGGAGCAAGGTTGCCAATATGTCGCAACAGTGAGGCAAATCATTTACTCTTGTGTTTATCAATGAGTTCAGTCTCTTTTCCTTCATATATTCAGATGCTATTTCTTTTGGGAAACCAGGGCAATATTTTTACCTTTGCACGATTTCACTTCTTTAAATTTGTTGATCAGTAGCTAGAGCCTGTCATACTCAGAAATATAAGGTTTATTCAGTACGTATTTATGATATTATCTCCTAGTACATAGATAACCTAATAATAGCTTACTGAATTTCTTAAGGAGAACTTTGAGTTCCATTATGCTGGTTTCAAgacacataacattcacaatTTATCTGAGCTTGTCCAAACCAATCTTGCAATCCAGCTATGTACAATTTTAGGTTTCACTATGGAGCCCCTGCCTTTTGGCTGTATCTTTGCAATACTTAAATAACAATTTAtggggttttgatctatgcaaagcccattcttaatacaaaaatgcagaaccaaacATACAAAGGTCATTTTTAAGTCAtcataagcttatttttacgtcattatagtaatgatgacataaaatgatcttaacatgacctcaaacccgaattttataatatgacctaaaactactTTATAATGACCCtctgtatttttatttaattattgaccattagattgcaaaatctcatggtcaggatttggtctggattttgtattgatcattttccacAATTTATTGTAGGCTCAGACAACCCGCTGACTTCAACTCTCGGATACATCTGATCATGCTTCAAATATTCTAGTTTTCCAGGTTTGTCAATCATCAAATTTTTCATAATCTTTCTTGCAATTTCAGCATCCTAAAAATTAACTCAGATATTTGTTGAGAGTATTTTTGTTCTCATCCATGTTGCTCATCATTTTCTATTCATAGTTCAGGTTTCTGCAATGATTACTTTCAAAGTGGATATTGCTTTTGTGACAAAATTGAGTGGTTCTACTTCAAGATTAAAAGAACGTATCAGAAGTTTTATAGGTACTGTTAATCTGTTTTACACATTCAGGCAATTTAATTTGAGCTTTTAACGAAAAAAAACATTATATGTACCTTTTGCTGAGAAGTTCTCCAATTTAATCCACTGAATTTCATATTTGATACATCCTACGGATAAAATATGTtcattaaaattctaatttaaactccagtttcaagatttttttaaaaatttagaaTCTAAAAATTCCATTTCTCACACTTCCCAAGCAAAGGCTTTGACATCTTCTGGTAAAATTTGTCTCCTAATTCTCTGAATTTATTTGGAGTCAGGATGTTTCTTTATCTAATTCTCTGACTTAGAAGCTTATATATTTTTGTTGTATCAAGAACGTTGAAATCATTCCAGGCGACTCTTTATCCAGTAATCTCAAGCATAAACAGGAGCAATTTAACAACAAATTCCAGAGCTGTTTTGACATGTCCAATGAGGTATCAATCATGAAAGATCCTTTGCTGCCTTAGTCATCATCATTTAATTgagttttattaaatttttatattggATGTTAGGTTTTTTATCAAATAAAGAACTAAACCTCATATATTGACTTTTAATGATGTGCATAGTTTATCTGAAGCTGAATAACGAAAACCTATAATACCTATGCATTGCTAGACGGCCATATATGaaaatacataataaaaaaaaattcagaacaAAGTGTGTCTCAACCCACCATTGTTGAGTGCTAAACTGCTAACAAAATATAGACCATGCAGTCTTCTCTTGAGATGCCATCTATACACTGGTTAAAGTGGTTGCAATTAAACATTTTCTGAACAGAGCATTGAAGATAATACATGAAGATAAACAAGTGAAATCGTCGACATAGAAGATAAAAAATTACGATCTGCTAACAATATATCAGTGGATTTTATATATAACAGGCTTGGTTACAAGATGTCATGAATTTTTCATAACTCATGTGATTgtcacatttaattaaatttatgtcTGAATTATTTGCATAATCTTCAATCATCTGTGTTGGTTTACTTCCATTTTCTAtatcatatcattttcacattttttcaATAGTATGTATACTTTGCCACATTGTTCTTGATAGTTTCACATGTTCAATGAGATGTATGTCTGTTTCAGATCAACCCTGAACCCATAATAGTGGCCAAAGCAGCACTCGGGAATTTGCTGGGCGGGGTTGGCTACTTTTATGGCCAATCAAAAATTTCACTTCCACCTTCCTCTAAAGTAAGGCGGTTTCTGAGTAGTTTACATGCTAATTCTTCAGGCCTTAGCGAAAATCTGAATGAATAATGATTTAgtttatatcttgaactttaAGTGTTTTTTCAGTTTGTAACCTCAACTTTGACTTCTTTTTCGTATGTCATGAAATCTGAGAAATTTCATAGTTATGGTCCGTTTAAAGTTTTGTGTCACTGGAAGTGTGACTTGATCATAAGTAAACTGAGGTGGATTTTCAATTTTCCAACTCAACAGTAAACAAAGGGTTAATTGTAGTTTATAGGCTGAACATTGAGTGATTTCCAGTTTGCAGCCTTATACACCCCTCTCCCAACTTAAAGTTGGTGCTCACTACTCAAGAGGAACTCAAGCAATCTAGAGTACACAAAATTATTTCTTTGTTTGCTCAGCCTTTTGAGTGTTCTGTACAAAGTTTCTGCCCTTAATTCAACAACATGGTGTCTGTATTGGCTTACAGGTTGGACATCATGGCTGAATCCTTTAGTGAGTGTTAGGAAAGTCTTATTCAAAACGCAACTCCGAGATCAACTCATATACTTGTTCTTTCAAACACATGGAGTAGTATTATAGAATATGGATATAGTTTTATCACTTAGATGAAACTCAACTAGTTAAGTTTGCTAATGTTATGTTGCTGATGCATAATTTCTAGTTGGGgtatttgtttataaaattCTTAACTTTCATCAAATTCTGGTTTTCATACCAACTTTAAAAACTACAAACTATTGATTGTTCTAATTTTGCAACCAATTATAATTTTGGCACTTATATAGTTTATTATAAACCTGATTTTACAAATGAAATCATTTAATTTAGTATAATAAGATGTTTTTGTTGCCTAAAGCATGACATCCTTGTGGTTGCCGTCAATGGCGTCCAATAAAGCCATGCAAATAAGACATGAAGTTATGCCAGTGTAGAAATTTTGATTGGCTGCAAATTAAAACAAATCAATAGTTTGAatgtaaaatcaaattttgatgtTGGTATACAAAACCAAAATTGTACAAAAGTTTAATACTAATTTACAAGCAAATTACCACTTTGCGGGTAATTGAAGAACTTACATCTTTTGTTATTACGATGTTTTTGACGAATGGATAATTTGTAAAAACATCTTTATACATATCTTCTGAATCACTTTTTAAAGATTATGTTAGTACAATAAAACTtgcccatgtaagaatttcatAACCACCTTGAAATCATGGGTTCATTTGATACAACTGAGGGAAAAGAATTTCATGAACACATTaccaaatgaaataaaataggcAAAAGAATTGTTGATACAACTGAGGGAAAGGGAGTGCTGCAGATTTCACTTCAAAGGTAGTCTTGTTGGGTAATTACTGTATCTTCAGCCATTATGATTTCCATATCTCTCACGTCCCGCTTCAGCACGTTGCCTAGTCTCGAAATAGCCTCAGTCTGTCGTTGTAACACCTGTTTTTACAACAACATTGACACATTCAATAATATGGTATCACAAAATTACATGGTATTCACAGCAAAATACTCAAAGGTCCAAGGAGAGGGTCGGAttgataagcatgctattttCATTGTACCTCCTGCATGTCAGATAGACTTTGTTCATGAATTTTGGTCGATCCTGGCAGATACATCGAGCTACCAGTTAGGCCGTCTGCTTGAAGGCGAGATACCATGAGTAGATTCTGAACCCGTCTAGAAAGTTCTGCTCCGGATCCTTTCAACTGCAATTTCAAATACTTTTCTTATTGATCctctttttcacattttaatagAGACAATAGGTGAAGAGTAACCTGTCTCGTTGTTGCAGCCAACTTCTCTGCTAATTCTACTTCTCCCTTCATCAGAGGTACTCGACAACCTTTACCCTCCAGCGCCTCTACTATTCTCATTGCCTGTTTAACATAAAACACACAATAATGAAAAACAGGACGATGCCATTAAATACAATTggtaaaatactaaaatagtTGTGCTATAGCAATTATAAGAGACCAAGCAACCAGTAGCCTGCATATGCCATGCTCAACCCATGTCTCGAATGAGCCTGGTTTTTTAATATTCATATTTAAGAAAAACAAGACAAAATCCTACCCTCAAAAGACGCCTTTGAAGGATTTGCTCTTTCTGTTGCATTCTTTGGATCCAAGGAAGTGTGTCAGCTTGAAAATGCCTTTGGAGCTGCATCAAAGGAAAAATGGATAAAGAGGGagaattagagagagagagagagatgagggcATATGCATGTGAATTACACTTTTAAAGCTTACTCCGTGTTGCCTGTCCCTctaaatatatttatacataagatgtagagagagagagagagagagagagagagagagattaccATCTTCACATTGGTCTGGGTCATCTTCAGTCTTTCCGAATCTGACAGTATGACTTCATCTTGAAGCTAAAGAAGTGCATTTATGGATCATCATTAGAAACTTATTAGTAAAAAGTAGAAGCAGGTTGTGGTTATTGATTATTCAAAATAAAGAAACATTTTGTCTAACAGATCAGGACAGAATAGGTAGTATGTATGAGAACCCTTAAAGTCAGAATAATAGCAATAATCGCATAATGATGTTCACGTAAATACAAGATTGTTAAAGGGACTAGACCAATAAATCAAgcaattaaaattttactatgAATCTTCTACGAAGCACGTGGACAAATAAGGAATACGTACAGAGACACCACAGGGAAGTAAATATGTCAATtctcaaaaatgaaaaattcaaGATACAATACCGATACGTCAaaaatatgtactccctccatcccataatagatgtcacactttcttttttagtttgtcctacaaaagatgtcacatttcctttttaggaAAAAGTTCTccctcacattaatataaatatactattttctctctccacctaacacacaaaacaatatcccctaaaatcccgtgtcattCACCAAGTATgccatctactatgggacggaggaagtatattttaTCTAATATACATTTAACATTACAAATCCATAATTCATtcaggaaataaaaaaattaagcaaATAGCAATCAAATTAAGAAATATATAGCCCAAATCTGCCATTCTCATGCAACCcatacaaaataataaattgataaTCCCTCTAGAATTCTTCATATTCCTAGAAAACTCTCTTGTTTCTAACTATCCAAATGGAGCAAAGGTTGTGCTAGAACATAACAATTACACCACATGATTTTAGAATTTTAGAATACTTTTTAAAATATGCCAGCCCAAGCAGGAATTTTTgcctttttcaatatttttttcctcGCCGCACTCCTTTAGACATTCAATATGCTTTCCCAAAAACAAAAGCTTCtaaaaatatatgtaaataGAAGCTTGTTTTTTGGAATTATCAAGCACACAGCTTTTAGCCTGGCTTTATGATGCCAAATCCAAGCATATCCCTTAAGCTGAATATATTATTGCATGTGCATATATTCATATCCATGCATATACTGAACATTATCATAATCAATATCCTCTTGTCACCTTTATGCATCCAATATTTTTTAGTAAATGGTGGGGACCATTAGAGATACAGTCATACTATTCGAATGGTAATATGACACGACGAGTGAGAAGACCATCATAAGTACCAGTGAGATATATGCTCAAAATAAGTGTTCAATGTATCAGATGAACGCCTAATGTGATAGATAATCTAGCAGTTTATGGAGGCTATACTGGAGCAAAACAAAGACATTACACAAGGTTTAGCGAAATATTAAAAAGTTTGTAACTCAAGTTTAGAAAGGAAAACTTTTCAAATGGTGTGAAGGATAGTGGAGATCCTCCCAAATCAATCCAgataatagtttaattaaaatatgcaCGTACCGCAAGGCGCTGGGAAAGATCTTTGAAACCTTGCACGAGTTGAGGCCACAAACGTTCTCTTTTGGAACTTTCCATGCCTTCTAGTTTTGCCATGGCTTCTGCCCACATAATCTGGCAGCTCAAACTATTTTACCAGACTTACAAAATAGACTCCAAAAATACATTCataattaatagtattgtgaTGCAAATTTAAACTACACTCACATCTGATACACCAGCAGGCTTTGACCTGTACTGAGGTTCAGTCACACTGAACAACAGGTGCTGCAAAACCAAATGATCTTGATAAGTATCCAAATAAGAAAGAGCTTGATTTCAGAGTTAAAGCTCAAGCTTCTTGAATTGAGAGACATGAATTTCTAACAGTACTCTTCTAGTTTCAAATTTTCAACTTCCATGCTGAAAATGATGCTCTTACACCTAAAGAGCGCACTACATCCCTTAGCAATTATTTCCTCATTCATTTCAGTTCCACACAACAGAATTCAATGCAGTTTTACAACCGTGGACATGCTCAATTTCAGCGCAACATCGGTAGATAAGAAAAGTCATGCTTGAATATAATGTTGTTGGGTATTGCATTGGCAATTTACATTTGTAACAGAATGTTTGTGCATTGCTACTCAGGGATTTATTCATAAATCAGATTCATATGCTTACAGTACTTAGAAAAGAGCAACGTTGGCAAAAAAGAAACGGACCTTGAATTCGTACTTCATGTTCCCAGGTTCCTCTTTGTATGCATCCACAATCGCCTGTAGGGACAAAATGAAGCGATCAACATCAACATAATTCAAAAGTTAATCAATTAGGATCATATAAAAACAGGATTCATACTTGAATATCGCGATCGGCTAGAGAGAACGGGAGGGGAGCAACTGGTGCCATCTGAGTAGTCAATTGCTGATTCATGAAATTGGTTTGAGGAGCATTACTAAAAGGAGTGGATTGCTGTTGCTGTGCGGTATTAAACGGCGTCGTTAAGCCGAAGGGGCTCTGTTGTTGCTGCGGCTGAGGCGTCTGAAACAGCGACGGAGTTTGCTGCTGAGGCGTCTGAAACAGCGACGGAGTTTGCTGTTGAGGCGTCTGAAACAGCGACGGAGTTTGCTGCTGAGGCGTCTGAAACAGCGACGGCGTTTGCTGCGGTTGGGATTGTTGGGAAAATGGTGTGGAGAAGAGCGATGAACCGAAAGCCGGAGTAGAAGGCGTGCTGAATGCGGGGGTGGAGGAAGGGGTGGCGAAGGCCGGGGTGGAAGATTGAGCTCCAAACATTTTGTGGCGGAACCCTAGATTCAGAGATTGGGAATTTCTTAATGCGGCGGTTGCCGCCAATTTCGATACGACGCCGGCTTGGAGTGTtttgaaatcaaaatcaaatgtaCGTATATAATTTCATCCAAATTAAGGGTATGCCttatttttgttcaattttataaattattaaattatgttaacACTAAAATTTTAGTAACCGATTTTATGTGTGTATGTGAGCTTTTTGAGGGAGGGCATTTTCCCCTTAATGCCAATAGACTAGCTCCATCTCTGAATTTAAcggtaaaatcagaacaaatcaATAGTTTAGTTATAAAATACGAGCAAATCTTAGttttaaaatcagaataaattaatagtttAATAATTTACAGACGAGTTTTAAAGTTAATATGTAAAATTAGAATttaacataaatttataaatttactgACAACTTATCCTTTTTTTTGAGTTACCAAATTATGGTAATTTAAAGCTTCTTGATTCagttgaaaatattaaaaatggaGTAATGAATTATTCCAAAAataatttacaataattttcattattccacatttattctttttttaagcTTCTTCCTTCCCCTGAAAAAGAATAAATTGCAATAATTCAAGATGAGAAaccatatttaatattagtaatGCCAACCTAATTGCGAGTCATCACATCCAAACCAAAGTAAGACAAATTACAGTCTTCCACAACTGGAACAA
This sequence is a window from Salvia splendens isolate huo1 chromosome 5, SspV2, whole genome shotgun sequence. Protein-coding genes within it:
- the LOC121801859 gene encoding nuclear pore complex protein NUP54-like, which translates into the protein MFGAQSSTPAFATPSSTPAFSTPSTPAFGSSLFSTPFSQQSQPQQTPSLFQTPQQQTPSLFQTPQQQTPSLFQTPQQQTPSLFQTPQPQQQQSPFGLTTPFNTAQQQQSTPFSNAPQTNFMNQQLTTQMAPVAPLPFSLADRDIQAIVDAYKEEPGNMKYEFKHLLFSVTEPQYRSKPAGVSDIMWAEAMAKLEGMESSKRERLWPQLVQGFKDLSQRLALQDEVILSDSERLKMTQTNVKMLQRHFQADTLPWIQRMQQKEQILQRRLLRAMRIVEALEGKGCRVPLMKGEVELAEKLAATTRQLKGSGAELSRRVQNLLMVSRLQADGLTGSSMYLPGSTKIHEQSLSDMQEVLQRQTEAISRLGNVLKRDVRDMEIIMAEDTVITQQDYL